From uncultured Fusobacterium sp., the proteins below share one genomic window:
- the pheS gene encoding phenylalanine--tRNA ligase subunit alpha, with protein MKEKVNQLKESANLKISKAETLQELEEIRVKLLGKKGELTEISKGMKNLTPEERPVIGQLVNELREFINSALESKNSELKEKEKNKRLAEEVIDITLPGKRNILGTTHPITDTMNFMKNIFIEMGFDVADGPEVEYVKYNFDALNIPETHPSRDITDTFYINEDVVLRTQTSPVQVRYMLEHKPPFRMICPGKVYRPDYDISHTPMFHQMEGLMVGENISFANFKAILTESLKKMFGDTEVRFRPHFFPFTEPSAEVDIQCAVCKGKGCRMCKDSGWVEIMGCGMVDPEVLKAVGYDPEEVSGFAFGMGIERVAMLRRGINDLRAFFENDVRFLKQFK; from the coding sequence ATGAAAGAAAAGGTAAATCAACTTAAAGAATCTGCCAATCTAAAGATTTCAAAAGCAGAAACTTTACAAGAACTTGAAGAAATTAGAGTAAAATTACTTGGAAAAAAAGGAGAACTTACAGAAATATCTAAGGGAATGAAAAACTTAACTCCTGAAGAGAGACCTGTTATAGGACAACTAGTTAATGAACTTAGAGAATTTATCAATTCAGCACTAGAAAGTAAAAATAGTGAATTAAAAGAAAAAGAAAAAAATAAAAGACTAGCTGAAGAGGTAATAGATATTACTCTTCCTGGTAAAAGAAATATTTTAGGAACTACTCATCCTATTACTGATACTATGAATTTTATGAAAAATATATTTATAGAAATGGGATTTGATGTAGCTGATGGACCAGAAGTTGAATATGTAAAATACAACTTTGATGCTTTAAATATTCCTGAAACTCATCCATCTAGAGATATAACTGATACTTTCTACATAAATGAAGATGTTGTTTTAAGAACTCAAACTTCTCCTGTACAAGTAAGATATATGTTAGAGCACAAACCACCATTCAGAATGATCTGTCCTGGTAAGGTTTATAGACCTGACTACGATATTTCTCACACTCCAATGTTCCATCAAATGGAAGGACTTATGGTTGGAGAAAATATTTCTTTTGCTAATTTTAAAGCTATACTTACTGAATCTCTTAAAAAGATGTTCGGAGATACAGAGGTTAGATTTAGACCTCACTTTTTCCCATTTACTGAACCATCAGCAGAAGTTGATATCCAATGTGCTGTATGTAAAGGTAAAGGATGTAGAATGTGTAAAGATAGCGGTTGGGTAGAAATCATGGGATGTGGAATGGTTGACCCTGAAGTTTTAAAAGCTGTTGGTTATGATCCAGAAGAAGTTAGTGGATTTGCTTTTGGAATGGGAATTGAAAGGGTTGCTATGTTAAGACGTGGTATTAATGACCTAAGAGCATTCTTTGAAAATGATGTTAGATTTTTAAAACAATTTAAATAA